Genomic DNA from bacterium:
TGTAGGAGACAATTTCATCTACATTATCGTTGTTTAAATCGACTGTTTCTATAAAATACTTTACGAAATGGGTAAGACTAGAACCAGCAACTTTTGAATTAGCAAATCTTCCAATCAATGATACTTGAAGCGTCGAATCAACATCATACGAACAAAATATAACTGAATCGGCAGCATCCCTGAATGCAATAACGAATTCATCATTGATATCGTTGTCAAAGTTTCCAGTTCTCACATAAATTTCTTCATCACCCTCTATTTCTTCGCCAGCATCGAATGCGGTCGCGGAAGATCCAGTAAAGAAACCGGTAGTATCAAAATGACTGATCATTATTTCTATCTTCTGATTTGAATTCCCTGGTCGCCAGATCGAAACTGCATCATCATATGGATCTCTGTTGAACTGGCCTCTTGACACATCTACATAATCATTCCTGCCTTGTCGGTTGTCTTCACGACGAAGGGTTTTTGTAATCATGGTATCAATATCTAGTGAGTCGTGTGGAATTAAAATGCCATCCGTTTTATATCTGTAAACCTTTTGATAGCTTTTATAATTTCCTCCTCCAATATCTTCCATCCAAAGAAGAAAAATGTCCTGCGATTTAACTGTAACTGGTCCGGTTTCGTTAATACGGAATGGATCTTCTTGAGGTAAAGTTTTTATGGATGCAAGAAGAACGAACATGAAAATGTTTATGACAAGTAGTTGCCATTTTTGCATATAGCCTCCGAATTAGTTTAATGAATTGAAATTATTTTTTAAAGCCAGCGAACCATAACTCAATTCTATGACAGAGAAAGACACTAAGGAAAACAGGGGAGAAATTTCGGCAAGATAGCATAGCTAAGGCTATAAATACTTCCTTATGCATTTATTCTGAATGCAAAGTAAGTATTAAAATTGAATAATGAAAGAATATTTAAAAATTAATTAAAATTATTTCGATGAGTTTATTATTAATGAAAGAGCAGACAAACAGTCTGCCCTATTCAAAATCATGTAAATGAACAAAATACAATTACCACAACATTGAAGCACAGATTAATATTAATATCCCGAGCGTCAGATTGGTCGTTGCGAGAATTTCAAGCTTCTTTTTAAAAGAGAAAAATTCTGGCAATGGTTTTTCGCCGGGTTTCGGCATATGCTTTCTTAAACCCGGAACAACAACCGCCCCAATCATAATGCCCACAGCAATTACACAGAGAATCAAAATATGCTTTATCGTTAGAATTATCCCGAAATGAGTTGTTGTGTTAAATAACATTTCTGAGGGCGTTTTCAGATAGCCGGTGATAAGAAGAATCAGTAACGCACTCCAGGCAATAATCGAAAATCTTTTCGCTATAATTCCCTGAAGCTTTCCTCCTTCGCCCTGATCAATCTTTGAAACGGCCGGCAGCAATACAAAATGAATATATACCATTCCTCCTATCCATATTGATGTCGCCAGCAGATGAAAAAAATTAATTACTCCGTTTGCCATAACTTGCACTCCTTTTGAAATTGATTTAGAATTTATATTTAAATGAGTTAACTAACCTAAAACCCGAATTCAATAAATTCATGCTACAACTTAATTTAACAAATCAATAATAAATATTATTTACGTGTTTGACTACAGGTTTAGTCCCAAATAAAAAATTTATACGTCAACGCGTACTTAAAATATTATCATCTGGTGTGAAGTCGAGTTCGTCACACTGCTTCCGCTCAGCATAGAAAAACTCCTTTCATCAATATTAAGGAAAATTTGATTGACAGTTCAATCTTCTGAAATTATTTTTGGCCTGCACTTTTATCAGCATCTGCATAAATCAATTTTAGCTTATCATCTGTCCGAATGGCAATCGGATTAACTGTTAATATTTTTCCCAGGTTTAAAGATTTATTTATGAGCTTATTAAAAAAAATTGTACTGTTTTTCTTCCTATCTACGGCTTGTTTTACCTTTGCTGGTGAACATCAGGTCGATAGTCTTAAAAATGTACTTAGTACATCGGAAGGATATGAGCGGGTAAATATTCTTATTGACCTTATGGAGGAAGTTCAACGTTCGGCATCCGATGAAGCATTAAATTATGGTGATGAGGCTTTGGATATTCTTAAGGAATCGCCTGACATCATGCTCGAGACCGAAGTGCTTTACAATAAGGGCTGGGCGTTTATATATCTGAATGAACTTGATTCAGCGAAAACATACTCAACCCTTGTTGAAAATAAATCAAAAAGTACGGGCTTCCGCAACGGATTAATTTGGTCTGCATTTTTAAGCGCGAGGATATTGAGAACAGAGGGTCAGTATGAAGATGCAATAATTATTTTACAAAAAGCAATTCAGGAAAACGAATCGGATCGTGATGTCGTACTGAAAGCAAAGCTTCTGAATGAACTTGGTTCGGTCAATCGAAGATTAAGTAAAAATGAAGAAGCGCTTGCAAATCATATCGAAGCACTTGGACTACTTGAAGGATTGGGGGACATTGATGAACTTACACAAACCTATACTTATCTTGGAATTACCAATGATGTTCTGGGCAAGTATGATGAAGCATTAAAATATCATCAGATGGCGCTTCAGATCAATAAGAAAAATTCAAACAAGCGGGGGCTCGCAGCATCTACTCATAACATCGGTATTCTTTATCAAAAACTTGGAGAATACGACAGGTCTCTTGAATATTATAACCAGGCTTTGCATTACTGGAAAGAGATTGATGAGATAAACAATCTGGCTTCGACACTTAACAGTATCGGAGCAATTAATGAGTTAAAAGGTAATCCCAATGAAGCATTGATTTACTATAAGCAGGCACTTGCAATCTGGGAAAAATCCGGCAGTAAGTATTCGATTGCAATTGCTTTGAACAACATTGGTTCAATTTATCTTTCTTTAAATAACTATTCTGAATCATTAAAGCATCTCACAAAGTCAATTGACATAAGAAGATCGCTCGGCGATAAAGGAGGACTGGCTTCCTCCTTACTGGTACTGGCTGATTTGTATAATCAAATGGGAAATTTCGAAAAAGCTGTTTCAACAGGCAGAGAAGGATTAAAGCTTGCAGAAGAAGCAGGAAGCTGGTCCACAATTCGTGAAGCTCGAAATGTTCTTGCTTATATTTATGAACACAATGGTTTCTATAAAGAAGCATTGGCACAATACAAAGAATACAAAGCTGTGCACGATTCAATTTTTAATTCGCAGAAACAGGAAACCATTGCAGAGCTGGAAGCAAAATACAAAACAGAAGAACAGAAGCAGCAAATTGAATTGCTCGAACGCAAAAGTGAAATTCAAAATCTGTACAGAACCACACTTATTGCCGGACTTGTAATAGCAATAATTATTATGATCCTGCTTTACAACCGATACCGTTTCAAAAAGCAGGCACATGAAACACTGGAGAAATTTCATAAAAGTGAGATGGATGCGGCCGAAGCAAAAGCAGCCATCCTTCAGATGGAATTTGATCAAAAGAAAAAAGAACTTGAAGCTGCACGAGATCTTCAGTTATCAATGCTTCCTGCAAAGATACCCGATCATCCCAAAATCGAAATTGCAGCATTAATGCAAACCGCCACTGAGGTAGGTGGAGACTATTATGATTTTCAACAGCATCCGGATGGAACCTTAACTATTGTAATCGGTGATGCAACAGGTCACGGTGCACAGGCAGGTACGATAGTAACTGCAACAAAAAGTTTGTTCAATCTTTTATCACAAAATGAAAATCTTGATGAAATACTTAATCATATTAATTATTCCATCCGCAAGATGCATCTCCCGAATTTATTTATGGCAATGGGGCTGATCAGAATAAAAGATGATTTGCTCGAGCTCGCCGGAGCGGGAATGCCCACGGCTTTGATTTACCGTGCATCGACCGGACAGGTTGAATCTGCATCTTTAAAAGGATTGCCTCTTGGCAGTTTTGCTGATTTCAGTTACACCAAGATTAATGTAAAGCTCAATAAGGGTGATGTTGTTGCATTGATGAGTGACGGTTTGCCAGAACTGTTCAACGAAAAATTAGAAATGTTCGGCTATGATAATGTAATCCGGAAATTTGAAGAAGTTGTTAAAGAATCTCCGGAAAAAATAATCGAGCACTTTACAAACTCTGCGAAGCGATGGCTGAACGGCAACAAGCAGCAGGATGACATGACGTTCGTTGTTTTCAAAGTAAAATAAAAAAGGGTGGAATAAATCCACCCATTTCTGATTATCATAACAATATAATTTTACTTCATCAAAATCATTTTTCTTGTTTCAACAAAATTTCCCGCCTGAATTTTGTATAAATACATACCACTTGATAAACCTGTTCCGTCAAAATTTATATTATAAACACCGGCTGGCTTTTCTTCATTCACTAAAGTCGTAACTTCGTCACCAAGAATATTGTAAACTTTCAGTGAAACAAAGCTTCGATCTGAAATCCGATATTCAATTTTTGTCGTTGGGTTAAAAGGATTTGGAAAGTTCTGAAGCAGCTCAAACTTATCTGCAACTAAATTTTCATCTTCTACACCAACTGGATTTTGAACAATAACTACTCCGGCCATTCCTGAACCACCTGGTGCACCGTGTGGTTCACAATAGTATGGATGGAGTCCAACAGTTGTAAAAGTATGTGTGAACTCCCAGGGTGCGGGTGCTGCGGGCCCACTTGTAAAACTATTATCATCTGCTTTAACATTGTGGGTTCCAAGAACATTAGTCCACTTTACAGCGTCGCCGACAGTAATTGTTAGCTCGCCGGGAGAAAATGAAAAGTTCTGGACCGTTACATCATGCGTTGTTTGTGAAAAAATAAAACCTGCCGACAGCAGGAAAATCAGTAAAAGGATTTTTCTTTTGTTCATCAATGCCTCTTTAGTTTATGTAAGTTTTTTCAGTTAATAGATTTTAATTAATTGAGTTATCACACATTAAAATTAGAAAAGAAGGATTAATAAACAAGGGGCAATTATTTTATACCGGCAAGCAAAGTGTACGGGCTGTTTTTATTCAAAGTAAATCTTCTGGTAATCCTCCCTCAGTTTTTCAAGAATTTTCTGGTGTTCGCTTTCCTTCCCGGACAACTCTTTCAGTCCTTCCCTGGCATTTTCTCTTAACAACCCGCGGTCAATCTTTCCGTTTTCAAGCTTCGGAAATTCTTTCAAAAAAATTAACTCATCCGGTTTAGCAAGCGTTCCGATTTTTTCTGAAATATAATTCCGCAGTTCTTCTTTCAGGAGTGGTGTGCCTTCAGTATTGTTTAGAGTAACAAAGACAACTATTGCATTCTCAATAATTTCATCCGATCTTTTCACGACTGCTGCTTCAGAAACTGATGGATGTGTCAGCAGCACTTTTTCAATTTCAGATCCTCCGACTCTGTTACCGGCAGCTTTTATAACATCATCAACTCTTCCAAGTATTTTAATAAAATTATTTTCTTCCTTTATTGCAGCATCACCGGTAAAATAATTTCCTTTAAATTGTTTCCAGCAGTTCATATTGGATTCATCTTTGTCTGCTTTATCAGTTGTGAACATCGATGGCCAGCTGTCTTTAATAATAAGATAACCGGCTTCCCCTTCTGCAACAGATTTTCCATTTAAGTCAACAATATCTATTTCAATTCCAGGGAAAGGAAATCCGGTGTAGCCGGGAAGCAGCTCGGAAGCGCCGGGCAGGGGAGAAATTATTATCGATCCTGTTTCTGTCTGAAGCCATGTATCAACGATCGGACACTTTTGTTTTCCAATATTGTTATACAGCCAAAGCCAGGTATCTCTTTTAATCGTTTCTCCTTTTATACCGAGCAATCTCAGACTTGAAATGTCCTGCCTGAAAACCCAGTCGTCGCCGAGTTTCAAAAGCGCACGAATGGTTGTTGGATTCACATAAAAAATATTAATCCGGTACTTTGATATTAACTGCCAGTATTTATCAGGTTCCGGGTAAATGGGAACTCCTTCATACAGAAAAGTTGTCACTCCATTCAATAGCGGTCCATAAATACTGTAAGTATGTGCGGATATTTTACTAATATCAGATACCGTCCAGATAATATCATTTCCCTTAAGATCAAAAATCCATTTTGCCGTAAGATAGCTTTGAACCATATATCCGCCGGTTGAATGAAGGATGTTTACAAGATCTCCTCTCGGTCCGTTGGTAAATAAACTGAATAATGGTTGCTGTGATGAAAGAGGAACAGCTTCGCAATTATCCGAGATTTTATCAAGTTCATTCTGCCAGAACAATTCTTTTTCGGGCAGTGATTTGCTTTCCTGATTTTTTGATCTTTTATAAACAATTATTTTTTCAATCGAGTTCGTGTTATTAATTGCTGCATCCACTTTACTTTTAATATCAAGCTGATTTCCTTTTTAAAACATAATCTTGCGTAATCACAAATCTGCAGGAAAGATGATTTATTCTTTCTGCGAGTGCGCTGCTGCTAAGTTCGCAATTGACAGTTGAATGGATTGCTCCAATTCTGCTGCAGGCAAGCATTGCAATTACAGCTTCCGGAATTACTCCCATATATATTATTATATAGTCGCCTTTTTGAACGCCGTGTTTCTTCAAAACATTTGCAAACTTGCAGACTTTTGTGTGGAGAAGCTGATAAGTTAATATTCTGCTTTCGCCGGATTCACTTTCCCAGATAATCGCAGCTTTATTTCTTTTTTCTGTTGGCAGGTGTTTGTCAAGGCAGTTATAACTCAGATTTGTTTTTCCATTTAAAAACCATTTAGAGTTGAATGCCTTTCCAAGTTTAACATCACTCCACTGATTAAACCAATGCAGCTCTCTCGCTTCGCCGCCCCAAAATCTTTCTTTATCTGCAATGGAAAACTCGTAGACATTTTTATATTGATTTAAAGATGAAAAGTGAGCATCATCTTTAAACTCATCCGATGCTTTGAAGTATTCTCTTTCGGATTGATTATTCTGAGGAATTTCCCCTTTATTTAT
This window encodes:
- a CDS encoding AMP-binding protein, with amino-acid sequence MSVHTEINKGEIPQNNQSEREYFKASDEFKDDAHFSSLNQYKNVYEFSIADKERFWGGEARELHWFNQWSDVKLGKAFNSKWFLNGKTNLSYNCLDKHLPTEKRNKAAIIWESESGESRILTYQLLHTKVCKFANVLKKHGVQKGDYIIIYMGVIPEAVIAMLACSRIGAIHSTVNCELSSSALAERINHLSCRFVITQDYVLKRKSA
- a CDS encoding AMP-binding protein, which encodes MDAAINNTNSIEKIIVYKRSKNQESKSLPEKELFWQNELDKISDNCEAVPLSSQQPLFSLFTNGPRGDLVNILHSTGGYMVQSYLTAKWIFDLKGNDIIWTVSDISKISAHTYSIYGPLLNGVTTFLYEGVPIYPEPDKYWQLISKYRINIFYVNPTTIRALLKLGDDWVFRQDISSLRLLGIKGETIKRDTWLWLYNNIGKQKCPIVDTWLQTETGSIIISPLPGASELLPGYTGFPFPGIEIDIVDLNGKSVAEGEAGYLIIKDSWPSMFTTDKADKDESNMNCWKQFKGNYFTGDAAIKEENNFIKILGRVDDVIKAAGNRVGGSEIEKVLLTHPSVSEAAVVKRSDEIIENAIVVFVTLNNTEGTPLLKEELRNYISEKIGTLAKPDELIFLKEFPKLENGKIDRGLLRENAREGLKELSGKESEHQKILEKLREDYQKIYFE
- a CDS encoding tetratricopeptide repeat protein, whose translation is MSLLKKIVLFFFLSTACFTFAGEHQVDSLKNVLSTSEGYERVNILIDLMEEVQRSASDEALNYGDEALDILKESPDIMLETEVLYNKGWAFIYLNELDSAKTYSTLVENKSKSTGFRNGLIWSAFLSARILRTEGQYEDAIIILQKAIQENESDRDVVLKAKLLNELGSVNRRLSKNEEALANHIEALGLLEGLGDIDELTQTYTYLGITNDVLGKYDEALKYHQMALQINKKNSNKRGLAASTHNIGILYQKLGEYDRSLEYYNQALHYWKEIDEINNLASTLNSIGAINELKGNPNEALIYYKQALAIWEKSGSKYSIAIALNNIGSIYLSLNNYSESLKHLTKSIDIRRSLGDKGGLASSLLVLADLYNQMGNFEKAVSTGREGLKLAEEAGSWSTIREARNVLAYIYEHNGFYKEALAQYKEYKAVHDSIFNSQKQETIAELEAKYKTEEQKQQIELLERKSEIQNLYRTTLIAGLVIAIIIMILLYNRYRFKKQAHETLEKFHKSEMDAAEAKAAILQMEFDQKKKELEAARDLQLSMLPAKIPDHPKIEIAALMQTATEVGGDYYDFQQHPDGTLTIVIGDATGHGAQAGTIVTATKSLFNLLSQNENLDEILNHINYSIRKMHLPNLFMAMGLIRIKDDLLELAGAGMPTALIYRASTGQVESASLKGLPLGSFADFSYTKINVKLNKGDVVALMSDGLPELFNEKLEMFGYDNVIRKFEEVVKESPEKIIEHFTNSAKRWLNGNKQQDDMTFVVFKVK
- a CDS encoding CopD family protein, which produces MANGVINFFHLLATSIWIGGMVYIHFVLLPAVSKIDQGEGGKLQGIIAKRFSIIAWSALLILLITGYLKTPSEMLFNTTTHFGIILTIKHILILCVIAVGIMIGAVVVPGLRKHMPKPGEKPLPEFFSFKKKLEILATTNLTLGILILICASMLW
- a CDS encoding T9SS type A sorting domain-containing protein, coding for MNKRKILLLIFLLSAGFIFSQTTHDVTVQNFSFSPGELTITVGDAVKWTNVLGTHNVKADDNSFTSGPAAPAPWEFTHTFTTVGLHPYYCEPHGAPGGSGMAGVVIVQNPVGVEDENLVADKFELLQNFPNPFNPTTKIEYRISDRSFVSLKVYNILGDEVTTLVNEEKPAGVYNINFDGTGLSSGMYLYKIQAGNFVETRKMILMK